One stretch of Echeneis naucrates chromosome 11, fEcheNa1.1, whole genome shotgun sequence DNA includes these proteins:
- the tnfa gene encoding tumor necrosis factor a (TNF superfamily, member 2): protein MEGECKVQMDVTVNREAKKPATQSVKPSSRLTTALLAFTLCLAATAAAILTFKTNFKGPGQDEHNFALHHSLRQTSSLRIRRAAIHLEGKYNKAMNTSVEWKNNVDQSHSQDLRLENNEILIPESGIYFVYSQASFQVNCASSDIDGAASSPLVHVSHTVKRKSKSYGSDTEERTILHSVRTTCQKTVGDYRSNQENWYTAVYMGAVFNLKKGDRLKTVMEKKMLLNLEDDSGKTFFGVFAL from the exons ATGGAGGGTGAATGCAAAGTGCAGATGGATGTCACTGTCAACAGGGAGGCCAAAAAACCAGCCACGCAGAGTGTCAAGCCCAGCTCAAGGCTAACCACAGCCCTGCTGGCGTTCACACTCTGCCTGGCTGCAACTGCCGCAGCCATTCTCACCTTCAAAACAAACTTCAAG GGTCCAGGACAAGATGAACACAACTTTG cGCTTCATCACTCACTACGTCAAACTTCCAGTCTGAGAATTAGGAGGGCAGCCATTCATTTAGAAG GCAAATACAACAAGGCTATGAATACCTCAGTGGAATGGAAGAATAACGTGGACCAGTCCCATTCTCAAGATCTGAGACTTGAAAACAATGAGATACTGATTCCTGAGAGCGGCATCTACTTTGTTTATAGCCAGGCATCTTTCCAGGTCAACTGTGCGAGCAGTGACATCGACGGCGCTGCTTCGAGCCCTTTGGTCCATGTGAGCCACACTGTGAAACGCAAGTCCAAGTCGTATGGTAGTGACACCGAAGAAAGGACCATCCTGCACTCTGTCCGCACCACTTGCCAAAAGACAGTGGGTGATTACAGAAGTAACCAGGAGAACTGGTACACTGCTGTATATATGGGGGCTGTGTTCAACCTGAAGAAAGGGGACCGCCTGAAGACAGTGATGGAGAAGAAGATGCTGCTCAACCTAGAGGATGATTCAGGGAAGACATTCTTTGGGGTGTTTGCCTTGTAA